The following coding sequences are from one Pusillimonas sp. DMV24BSW_D window:
- the poxB gene encoding ubiquinone-dependent pyruvate dehydrogenase: MAITIADYLAQTLTNAGVSRIWGVTGDSLNGFSDSMRKLGTLQWMHTRHEEVAAFAAGAEAAETGQLAVCAGSCGPGNLHLINGLYDCHRNRVPVLAIAAHIPSTEIGLGYFQETHPQELFKECSHYVELVNDPAQFPRILERAMQAAIRRRGVAVIVLPGDVALKPAPSQAKPINAARPATVVPAAGDINQLAQLLNDSEAVTLLCGSGCEGAHDEVVALADALGAPVVHALRGKQFIEYDNPNSVGMTGLIGISSGYHAMEQCDTLVMLGTDFPYRHFYPSRARVAQIDINPEALGKRVPVELGINADVRASLTALLPNIKRKENHTFLNKALKHYQAAQKELNEYARPAADNAAIHPQYLTHLISERAADDAVFTVDVGTPTLWAARYLKMNGRRRLHGSFNHGSMANALPQALGAQAANPGKQVISLSGDGGLSMLLGDLLSARQLNLPVKIVVFNNSSLGFVAMEMKAAGYVDTGTDFIDTNYADIAKAAGLDAMRVTESSALPDTIDRFLALPGPALLDVVIDKRELAMPPKITLEQAKGFSLYMLRAVLSGKGNEVVEIAKTNLR; this comes from the coding sequence ATGGCCATTACCATTGCAGACTATCTTGCCCAAACACTCACCAATGCAGGAGTTAGCCGGATATGGGGCGTGACAGGCGACAGCCTGAATGGCTTTTCCGACAGCATGCGCAAACTGGGCACGTTGCAATGGATGCACACCCGACACGAAGAGGTGGCCGCGTTCGCAGCCGGTGCTGAAGCTGCGGAAACAGGGCAACTGGCGGTATGCGCCGGCAGTTGCGGGCCGGGTAACTTGCACCTGATTAACGGTTTATACGATTGCCATCGCAATCGTGTGCCCGTTCTTGCCATTGCGGCTCATATCCCCTCAACGGAAATCGGCCTGGGATATTTCCAGGAAACCCACCCTCAAGAATTGTTCAAGGAATGCAGCCATTATGTCGAGCTGGTGAATGACCCGGCGCAATTCCCCCGCATACTGGAACGGGCCATGCAAGCGGCCATACGCCGACGCGGCGTTGCCGTGATCGTGCTACCGGGTGATGTTGCGCTAAAACCTGCACCCAGCCAAGCCAAACCGATTAATGCCGCCAGGCCGGCCACCGTAGTGCCCGCTGCAGGTGATATCAACCAGCTTGCCCAACTGCTTAACGACTCCGAGGCCGTCACACTGCTGTGCGGCAGTGGATGCGAAGGCGCGCACGATGAAGTTGTGGCACTGGCCGATGCCCTTGGCGCACCCGTCGTACATGCACTGCGAGGCAAACAATTCATTGAGTACGATAACCCCAACAGTGTCGGCATGACGGGGCTCATTGGCATTAGTTCTGGTTATCACGCCATGGAACAATGCGATACGCTCGTCATGCTGGGTACCGACTTTCCTTACCGGCACTTTTATCCTTCGCGGGCACGCGTTGCGCAAATTGACATCAACCCGGAGGCTCTGGGCAAGCGTGTTCCAGTAGAACTTGGTATCAACGCCGATGTTCGCGCCTCTTTAACAGCGCTGCTGCCAAACATTAAACGAAAAGAAAATCATACATTTCTAAACAAAGCACTCAAGCATTATCAAGCGGCGCAAAAAGAGCTGAACGAGTACGCCCGACCGGCCGCCGATAACGCCGCCATTCATCCTCAGTACCTCACTCACCTGATCAGCGAACGCGCGGCCGACGATGCCGTGTTCACGGTCGATGTCGGTACCCCTACCCTATGGGCCGCACGTTATCTGAAAATGAATGGCCGCCGACGGCTGCATGGCTCTTTCAACCACGGCTCAATGGCCAATGCCCTGCCCCAGGCACTGGGTGCGCAAGCCGCCAACCCGGGGAAACAGGTTATTTCCCTTTCCGGTGACGGCGGTTTGTCGATGCTGCTGGGCGACTTACTTTCTGCACGACAACTGAACTTGCCGGTGAAAATTGTGGTTTTCAACAACAGCTCGCTCGGTTTTGTTGCAATGGAAATGAAAGCGGCCGGCTATGTTGATACAGGCACCGACTTCATCGATACGAATTACGCGGATATTGCCAAAGCAGCCGGCCTTGACGCAATGCGTGTTACCGAATCGTCGGCCTTACCCGACACAATTGACCGTTTTCTGGCATTACCCGGGCCGGCGCTTCTGGATGTAGTCATCGATAAGCGCGAACTTGCGATGCCACCCAAAATTACGCTGGAACAGGCTAAAGGTTTCAGTTTGTATATGTTGCGTGCTGTGTTAAGCGGAAAAGGCAACGAAGTGGTGGAAATTGCCAAAACCAACCTGCGCTAG